From Anopheles funestus chromosome 3RL, idAnoFuneDA-416_04, whole genome shotgun sequence, a single genomic window includes:
- the LOC125767822 gene encoding uncharacterized protein LOC125767822, with protein MSQIKLENEDEINEMNASMQNLIEQADWLLSNLEHRTSHSSSSSSMFDDSSSNPSTSRNSMSANYTEPEIEQGRRSFVSDPPDHDVGSDSSGDTIILSNNDEAIAEHPVNSDGTRAAVANNSLAQEVIVIGTPIATEPRNRQRVRRDAYPQNVDTSVIDLSNYPEFRTPPPTEPIVISSDEENYEPAAPPVTIQQPSAPNNWSSITISSYQVSVETAAPHSISLSVPNGRRIRRRNGRFTYTEDIERVESVVPPVIRSPPPPSQPAGSPKSMNIICPICYETLANQRAISTACGHVFCSNCIKLSLQTAKKCPICNKKITRANQMHPVYFSTG; from the coding sequence ATGTCGCAAATCAAGCTGGAAAATGAAGATGAGATAAACGAGATGAACGCAAGCATGCAGAATCTCATCGAGCAGGCCGACTGGTTGCTAAGTAACCTGGAACACCGAACAtcgcacagcagcagcagcagcagcatgttCGACGACAGTAGTAGCAATCCTAGCACCAGCCGTAATAGCATGTCTGCTAACTATACTGAACCGGAAATAGAACAAGGCAGGAGGAGCTTTGTTTCGGATCCACCAGATCATGATGTTGGCAGCGACAGCTCCGGTGATACCATCATATTAAGCAACAATGACGAAGCAATAGCAGAACACCCAGTCAACAGCGATGGCACTCGTGCAGCGGTAGCGAATAATTCGCTTGCACAGGAAGTAATTGTAATCGGTACTCCAATTGCGACAGAACCCCGAAATAGGCAACGTGTACGTCGAGATGCATACCCGCAAAATGTGGACACTTCCGTGATCGATTTATCGAATTACCCAGAATTTCGTACACCGCCACCAACGGAACCGATTGTAATTTCGTCGGATGAAGAAAATTATGAACCAGCAGCACCCCCAGTGACAATCCAACAGCCATCAGCTCCTAACAATTGGAGCTCTATTACTATTAGCAGTTATCAAGTTTCTGTTGAAACTGCGGCTCCACATTCGATTTCTCTGTCGGTTCCAAATGGACGCCGTATTCGCAGGCGCAACGGACGTTTCACTTATACTGAAGATATCGAGAGAGTGGAATCAGTAGTGCCCCCCGTGATCCGATCACCACCCCCGCCATCCCAACCGGCAGGATCCCCAAAATCAATGAACATCATCTGCCCGATTTGTTACGAAACACTGGCAAATCAGCGGGCCATCTCAACAGCTTGCGGGCATGTATTCTGCTCCAACTGCATCAAGCTGTCTCTGCAAACTGCCAAAAAATGTCccatttgtaacaaaaaaataacaagggCAAATCAAATGCATCCGGTCTATTTTTCAACGGGATGA